A region of Malaciobacter marinus DNA encodes the following proteins:
- a CDS encoding AraC family transcriptional regulator: MKDLLEVEFLHKLKEYGFEILTFKQLFKNIDLNTHFMTKAHRIKFYHILYFTKALDYHFIDFKKYNVKDNCMIFLSKEQIHSFSKTTNYEGYIILFTDEFLKRNFLSLNDSIFNILLKPSILYNCKEDYQTIFKQLHNDYKKSYQYKEKLNSTLFNYLILKAKEEFSKQNKNNINQKYNDIYNKFKNLFHKNYYKNRSVNYYSSLLNISSKHLNTICKQKTNLTAKQLISSYIILEAKRKLITTNSAIKQIAYELGFIETTNFIKFFKKHTNISPSKFKEKNSC, from the coding sequence ATGAAAGATTTATTAGAAGTAGAGTTTTTACATAAATTAAAAGAGTACGGCTTTGAAATATTAACTTTTAAGCAGTTATTTAAAAATATAGATTTAAATACTCATTTTATGACTAAAGCTCATAGAATTAAGTTTTATCATATTTTATATTTTACAAAAGCTTTGGATTATCATTTTATTGATTTTAAAAAATACAATGTAAAAGATAATTGTATGATTTTTTTATCAAAAGAGCAAATACATAGTTTTAGCAAAACTACTAATTATGAAGGTTATATTATTCTTTTTACTGATGAGTTTTTAAAAAGAAATTTTCTTAGTTTAAATGACTCTATTTTTAATATATTATTAAAACCATCTATTCTTTATAATTGCAAAGAAGATTATCAAACTATTTTTAAACAATTACATAATGATTATAAAAAATCCTATCAGTATAAAGAAAAACTAAATAGCACTTTATTTAATTACTTAATCTTAAAAGCAAAAGAAGAGTTTAGTAAACAAAACAAAAATAATATAAATCAAAAATACAATGATATATATAATAAGTTCAAAAATCTTTTCCACAAAAACTATTATAAAAATAGAAGTGTAAATTATTATAGTAGTTTATTAAATATAAGTTCAAAACACTTAAATACTATATGTAAACAAAAAACAAATTTAACTGCAAAACAATTAATAAGTAGTTATATTATACTTGAAGCAAAAAGAAAATTAATTACTACTAATAGCGCCATAAAACAAATAGCCTATGAATTGGGTTTTATAGAAACTACAAACTTTATAAAATTTTTTAAAAAACACACAAATATCTCTCCTAGCAAATTTAAAGAGAAAAATAGCTGTTAG
- a CDS encoding VOC family protein gives MIIENLDHLVLTVKDLDKTVKFYTEVLGMKKEIFKDTRIALKYANQKINLHKLGSEFEPKATNVKQGSADLCFIVKDDINDVFKFLQKKAIKILEGPVFRTGALGDIYSIYINDPDGNLIELSNYIKNNDTKLSF, from the coding sequence ATGATTATTGAAAATTTAGACCATTTAGTACTAACAGTTAAAGATTTAGATAAAACAGTAAAATTTTATACTGAAGTTTTGGGAATGAAAAAAGAGATTTTTAAAGATACTAGGATTGCTTTAAAGTATGCAAATCAAAAAATAAATCTGCACAAGCTTGGAAGTGAGTTTGAGCCAAAAGCTACAAATGTAAAACAAGGAAGTGCTGATTTATGTTTTATTGTAAAAGATGATATAAATGATGTATTTAAATTTTTACAAAAAAAAGCTATAAAAATTTTAGAAGGTCCAGTTTTTAGAACAGGAGCATTAGGAGATATTTATTCTATTTATATAAATGACCCAGATGGAAATTTGATTGAATTATCAAATTATATAAAAAATAATGACACTAAATTGTCATTTTAA